In Musa acuminata AAA Group cultivar baxijiao chromosome BXJ2-3, Cavendish_Baxijiao_AAA, whole genome shotgun sequence, the following proteins share a genomic window:
- the LOC135607692 gene encoding uncharacterized protein LOC135607692 — translation MGRGRFKAKPTGRRNFSTPEEMAAGSSARPRTFKKKEAEYSEEEEPGEESGGDSEQETEKKKGILHISEIQNPNLVKPKNMKARAADVESTPELSRREREEIERQKAHERYMRLQEQGKTEQARKDLERLALIRQQRSEAAKKRDEEKAAKEQKRAEARK, via the exons ATGGGGAGGGGCAGGTTCAAGGCCAAGCCCACCGGCCGCCGGAACTTCTCCACGCCCGAAGAGATGG CTGCTGGCTCCTCAGCTCGTCCTCGCACCTTCAAAAAG AAGGAAGCTGAATATAGTGAAGAGGAGGAACCCGGGGAGGAAAGTGGAGGGGACTCTGAACAAGAGACTGAG AAAAAGAAGGGCATTCTTCACATTAGTGAGATTCAGAACCCAAACCTCGTAAAACCAAAAAACATGAAAGCTAGAGCAGCTGAT GTGGAAAGCACTCCTGAACTCTCTCGTAGAGAAAG GGAAGAGATAGAGAGGCAGAAAGCTCATGAACGATACATGAGGCTGCAGGAACAAGGAAAAACAGAACAAGCTCGAAAAGATTTGG AGCGCCTAGCATTAATACGACAACAAAGATCTGAGGCTGCAAAGAAGCGTGACGAGGAAAAAGCTG CCAAAGAACAGAAGAGGGCTGAAGCTCGCAAATAA